AGGTCGCTCAAGTCTCACGCGTCATACCTCGTCAACGGTTGCTTAGGAACATAGGCCGTTCGATTCATTCCGCTGAAAGGGTCTATAACACAATCATTCGCAACGAGAGCATGAGTTTTTTCAGCATTCATGCCCTGCTTAATACACCGTTCAAGCTGTTGCAAACCTTTGGAACCATGCTGTGAAAAGAAATCTTCCATTCGTGATAAAATCGTCTCAAAGTCCTTTGCTTCTAACACTTCCAGTATGTCAAGGTTAACAACACCTTCTTTGACCTCGTAAAATCGCCTCGCGCGCGGACTAAGAGATAGGGCTGTAATATCTTGTAGATCGATACATCTCGTCGCATCATTCCAAATCGCAAGAGTATTCCCGCTCGCCGAGAGGTCGCTGAGAACCTTTAAAATCGACTGCGGATTCTGATCGGATAAGAATCCTCTTGAACGATTCCGGCAAAGGCGGGAAATCTCGAAGGATGGTTCTGAAAAAGTTGTCCACAGTATACAATCATTAAAAGTCCTAAGAATTTGCCGAACCCGGTCCCATCCGCGCTTAGACAATTGTTCATCGGGAGATGGATTATTGCCTCCACCCTTCAGGCATTCCTCTATGCGAAGAATGTGTTCGATGGTTTTATAGTGAAATTCAAATAACCCTTTATGAAATGCCCTACCAAACTCCAGCAGGTCCCTCTTTATTGCTTCCTCGGTTTGATATTGTGGTCCCGCTGGACTGCGGAGAAAGGTCACTGCTTGCGTAAACCCGCTCTTCAAGAGCTCTTCTTCATCATTTAACTGCCAATAGCAGTTCATATTGCGCTCAAGCCATCCTTGCTAAACCCCATAAGATTTGGCTCGGGCAACGATACTCCTGCCAATATGTCCATGCAAGTTCGCCAGATTCCCAATCACGCTAGATACATTTGATAGAACTACAGATCATCACTGCATGATCCTTGCATTTAAATTCGCGTCATTTCCGCACTTCCTTTCCGTTTAACCAATCCGCCGCCCATCCGGGTCTTTCGCCTACGATGTTCTGTGACCGGGGCCGGAAAGGCTCCGGTGGTCGGGGCCTCCAACAAACGGAGGAAATGATGAAACTCATCACACGTTTTGAACTGGCATCACGCAGCACAAATGAACTGCACACACTTTACCGCGCCACTTTCAATATGTTTTGCAGCTGTAAGCCGCACAGCGCCGATCAACGTACATGCCTGGCATCGCTCAAGAATCTCGAAGACGAGATCAATTCACGACCGTTGTAAAATCGTAAGGAGAAAAATTTACGAGTGCATTTACCAATGCGAACCATTGTGATCATTTTGTTTACAACCAACATTTCTTAAATGGCAGTTCTACCCGAGCTTCTTTCGTGAAGTTAGTCCGCCATCAAATGGGAGTTGAAGCGTTGTGTTAAAGTTCGGATACACTGCATCCAGCTTAATCATAAAATCAGCCCAATCTTTTGAAATCCGCATCAAGGCTTTGACGCCTTCCAACAGTTCCCGAAGCCTTGGCTTCCCTTCCTCCGGCGTTAAGTACTGCGTCAATTTTTGAGTCGGTTTGCCATCAGCATTTCGCTTTACACGACTGTGCAGGGCTGGCCTTACCCCAGGAGCAAGCCTATCGTAGATGTCATTCGTCCAATGTCCGATAATTCCTGGCCTGGCTGTATTTTCGGGATCGAATGGCCATTGATTAAGACGATAAATCTGACGATAAAATTCAGCATCAAACATTCGAACCCATGGCAGTGCATCTTTTCGGACAAACTGCTCAATGATTTTAAGAACGGCTTTTTTCTTCCGGATGTCATCAAATCCCGTAGCTCGGTCAATTAAGTCCTCAATTGCATAATTTGTTAGCGACTTAAGAAGAAATTTGCACGCGTCTCCGATGTGCTGTTGCCCGGATAGAAGCTTGCCGGCTAACATTGCTTCTTGATATACCCAGCAAATATCTGGCAAGAGGCTGGCGCGGTAACCAAATGCTCGTCCCTGATAGCCAGGGCCCTTCTCTGGTATGAACTCCAGCGGAATGGTCGACTCTAGTAATTCCTTAGAAACGAAGGGTTCCAGGTTCTTTGCGCGTAGAAAAGCCGGTTTTCCGTCGACCGACGCTCCTTCTCCTCCTTTTGCTTTTCCGGCTCGACCTATGGCCACAAGGAACCCTTCCTGTGTAAGAACTCTGGTGTTCTTTTCGTCATCCAAGACAGCGCAAGTCAGTTTCAAATCCCCAAACTGAAGAACCCCTTCAGCTATCGCCTTTGGGAGTTCCTTGCCATGGCGCACCAAAGCGGCCTTGCGTGCTATAGCTGCTCGGTCCTCAGGTGTTAGCGATTTAGCCCGTGCGACCGCTCCTGCGACTTTACTTTCATCCTTCATATAGACCTCCTACTTGCAGATTGTTGTGCAAGCATACATGCTTGCGGATAATTCTGCAAGCACAGGGATCGCAAATCAATTTCTGGGGATTTTGGTAATTACAAAGTGGAAGTGAAGTCGCCTTCTAACTGATGGCTGCGTCAGGCTGGTGAGGGAATGTCACCGATTATTTCTTCGTTTTGGCAATCCAGTCGATAAGCTGAGCGATGTTATGGGCCCAGAACAAATGAAGACCACGACCTTGAGCGTTTTCTTAATTGCGGAGCTTATAGACACCGCTTAGGACTGCACTTGGAACAACCTGAACCGCACCGAAATCCTTGCGCCATTCTTCGGCTTTGGCTGCAGCATCATTGTTTAGGCGTTTGACCGAGTTGGTAGCAGAGTTCGATACCTTACATTCGATAGGCAAAATTCGGCCATCCCAAAGGCCGACAAGAATGTCTGCCTTGCGCTTTCCCAACAAGCTTTCACCACAGAATTCTCCCGCTTTTGGAGCTTCGTTGGTAACATTTACGCTACGAGTCGCAACTCGTGTGAGACCCGCATCCGCGAGAGCGGTCAGAACATCTTCTTCTTGTTCCTTCTTGTCCAGATGGCGGCGGCTGGTACCAACGTGCCGTGTTGCCATCAATGCAGCGGAGGCAAGTACCGCCGCGCCTCGCTCAGCCTCAGTAGGTTCGCGTTCCTCCAGAACCCAAGGAAACCGACGCCGATCAAGTCCATCAAAAATGACCTTAATAATGGTCCTTGCCATCTCTGGGTCTTTTGCGAGTTTCTTAGGTGTGAGTACAACATTTGCCACGGTCTTGAGATCATCAGCCGAAATCGGTGGTCCTGCGAGATAGCGAAGGGCTTCGAGCAGATTGGGATTAGTAACAACCTGAATCAGCGGTCCATTCACATCACTCAGGTCGACCGTTTGCTCCAGAAGGTCTTCAATAATGCCCTGATACTTGTCGAATGCCTCAAGATATTCTTCGAGCGGCTCTTCCATTCGCCGCTTTCTGAATACCTCGATGGCTACCAGAGCTTCCCGCTTCAGTTCTTCTGGCGTCCATATGGGTGCTGCGATCATTATTGAATTTGGCTTCGCTGAGACAGGATTTGAGGACCAGGCACGAACAATCGTTCCATTTCGCCGGGTTCAAACTTGGTAAGTCCACCTGCGTATGTGCGGCCATCTATAACACTGATTCCTGTAGATAGGTGATCAACCAGCGCGACCAACTGGCCCTCGCTCAGCTGTTCCCGTGGGTAGAGCCCATGCGCGATATTTATATGTCGTGCCGAAGCAAGATTGCGTGTAAAGACAGGCGCGCGGCGGGCCATATAAGTAGCCAAAATTGGTGCAGGGTCGCGAAGACCAACAGACCACCACGCACGGCGATGGCTCGCTACATAGCCAGAATCTGCGCCGACTTTCTTGGCGATCTTAAGAAAGCGGTCGATTGCCTTTTTCTCCTCTATATCGAAGCCGTCCAGTTCTTTGGGAAGATCAACAACGCTGCGAAGGCCACTTGCATCCGCAAGCACCTTCCCAGCGGAAACCAGTTCGCGTGCCTTTGTAACACTTCGGAATAGAACCCGCTCCGGCAAACCGCCAGTGTGTTCTCCGGCAATCCACACTCGATTCGCACCTGTTACCTGTCCACGGTGCACGCGGCAAAGCTCACCCAGCTCAACAAATCCTTCAGGACACTCGCGTGTACCAAATGTCAGTCGAGACCAGCGACGCTCGGTCTCAAGCCGCTCGCGACGAATTGCCCGACCACCGGAGAGGTCTTTAAGGTCCTTCAGTCTTTTGACGCGGCGGAGCCGAATGGACGCAGGCTTATCTGAGATTTTGAAAAACGTGATTGCGGCTGTTGTCGCAGCATCTGGGAAAGGTCTTGCGGTCGGCTCAACAACAACCACGCCTTGACCACCGAGCTTACCCAGGAAGAGCTCCCGAACCACTTTCCCATAGTTCACATCAAGCCATTCAGCGGCGGTAATCAGAGCGCCGAGGTCACCTGCACGAGCATTCTGAACCGTCGCAAGAAAGAAATAGACGTGAAGGCCAGCAAGCTGGCTTACCTCTAGCTCATATCGCTCAGCTTGTTTCACTAACCAAGTCTTCCACTTGGGACTGATTAAGTGGTGACGGACATAAGGCGGGTTTCCGACGAAGAGCGTTCTTGCGTTAGAGCAGAGATCGATACTCCGGTAATCCCCAAGTTCAATCCGGGCACGATTAGCAAAACCCGATACCGAGAGATTAGCGCGTGCAACAATAGCAGCGAGCGGATCAAGTTCAACGCCAACGAGTTGAGCCTTCGGAAAGATATTCGCCGCTTGCGAAAGGAAGCGTCCCGACCCTGTGCCAGGGTCCACGATTCGGGCCGGAGTATCTTGTTCCTCAGCCCACGCAAGCATCGCATTGACAATGCTGTGCGGCGTGTAGGTAGCTCCCTGATCGCGCCGAACTTCGGGCGTTCGGATGGCAGTAAACAAATCACCAAGCGGGTCTAGTCCCGATTGTATTTGTTCACGCATCAAAGAAACGATCTTACGGGAAACAGGAATGCTGGATTTTGCCAGCTTCTGCTCGGCCCGCGACCATCCTTTTACGTCGGAAGCGCCCAGTTCTATGGCAAGGGATAACAGGCCACTCTCTGTTGTAACCGTGGCGTTTTCGGATTCACTGATGATGGGAATAAGAGGCGGAGCGGTCATGTGCGTTTATGCCATGATCTGGCCCCTCCCTTGGTCTCTTTGTTTGCCGTTTGGCTATCAGCGTGTTCGAACAGCGAAGCCTGTAAACCTCCATACTCGCGGGCAACGTAATCACGCATGAGATTCCGTATGACCTCCGAACCGTTTCTGCCCAGCCTGCGGCAGGTGGCCATAAACTCTTCATGGAGGTCTTTTTCGACTCGTACTCTGAACCCACCTTCCTTCATGCCCGCGATTGTACCTTATGGATACACGTTTGTGTATCCATTTCTTAACCCCAGTTACTCACTAATTTTTGGGTTCGCGATGGGCACAGCTTGTTCCTAATTTTCATGCTCATCCTGGTGAAATCGTTCGCCTTGAAAGCAGGCGCGTTGCGCTTAGCGAACGTCGAAGATCGTACTCTGGTGGGAAATAGTATGGGTTTGAATTTCTCATCAAACCCTCCAAATAGAGTCGGTCGTTTGTGGAAAGCGATTTCCACCATGTATCTATAAAATAGGTGTTTTCACAGTGGGCAAAGAAAAATTGGATCAGGAATTGCGGGAGCTCGTCATCCTTCAGCGCCATCACTTCTTTCATGTAACCGGCAGGCGCAGGCTCATCGTGCTTCCAGATAAAAGCGACGCTGACGCCCCGCGTACTTACGTCTACTCCGAAAGATAGCCACTGGGTTCGAGCGGACACATCGTGCAATACTTGTAATGTCTTTCCTCCTAGCGAGCGGTTGGGTGTTATTGCGCCGGTGCTTGCGACCAACATTGGGCCTTCGAGGACGATTTCCTGAATTGCGTAGCGGCTGTAATCTCCCGCGGCCAAATCGGTGTCCATTTCCGCTTTCGTCTGCTTGAGGTCTTCCATGCCTTTCGTGAATCCAGCCTGTTGAATACTCAGTCTTTCTTGAACCATTCTCTGAATCAAGTCTGGCGCGCCGCGATCAATCATGCCTGCGATGACTGGATTTGATTGTGTAGCGGCTATTTTCCGGTGGAGCTCCCAACAAAGCGCCCGGTAGCTGATTAGGAAGCATTGTTCCGGCGTCGCGGTGAAATCTTCCGTCTCAAGCGCTGAAAAGAGTTCGGTATCGTGCTTGTCGCAGAATGCCGTAAAGGTGGACGCCTCGCGCCAGCCGCGCTCTTGCAAGTGGAGCCGCCCTTCGTTGTCCATACGCGGCGGGTTAAAAGAAAAGACGTGATTGCGGGCATTGGCAATCTCCTTAAGGACACGGGAACGCTGAAGAGTGTGGGCTGATATTACCTTGCCGCAAGTTACTTTCGATGCATGCGGATGTAAGCAGGTCTTGAACTCCCCGGCTTTTTGAGCGGCATTGGCCACGGCTTGAAATGGAAGCGGCGTCTCACTCTCCCGGCCAAGGTGACAATGTTTGAATTTGAGGCCGGACCCGCACCAACACGGCGCGTTCCTCCCCGGTTTTTTCTTCATCATCTTATTAATCGCGGATCATAATTTTATTATGCGCCGTAATAGCTGATATGGCACAAGGGCGTCAAATCAGGGACCTTACCTCTCGCAGGCGGATGTGCGGGTTATGCCAGGACACCCAGCATACGCAAGCATGTCTGCCTGCTTTCTCTCCTGGGAGAAGCACGGCAAAGCACGGGGGATGGCTTAAGGTCCTCCCATTCGGTTCGAGGGTTCCACAGGGGAGCGAAGTCCCCTTGGCCATGGGGGTCTAAGGGGGCAGCACGAAGGCTCTCCCCTCCCGTGACCCTGCAGGAGTCATGACGCAGGCAAAGCCCCAGGGGGTTGCCTGCCACCGCCGGAGCGTCGGCGGCGGTTCACGGGTGAGCGGCCTAGCTCACCCGCGCGGCGCAAGAAGGCCCAATGCCTGAATGCGCCGGTATGCAGGGGGATGCAACGGGGGCGGCACGCACCCCTTGCCAAGATTGTGTTGTAGTACAACACACATCTTGCGTGTCTTCCGTGAACATGCCTCTAAAGTCTACTCTCCGGTATGTCTCGGGTGACAGCGGACGCCACTCTGTCCGACCGGCGAAGTCATGAGGGATGCATGGTGTGTTGCACCATGTTCCAGGGAGAGCAGCACAAGAAACGTTTAGTCCCTTGGCTACCCCACTAACGTCCCGGCGGTAATCATCGCCTGGAGCTCGGTTTCTGTGGCGGTAGCCCCGGCTGCAATATTCGTCACACCTGAGAGTTGTGCGATCTGCGTGAAGCTGTTGCCGCCGCCATTCTGGTCCACGGACAGAAAGCTATTCGTGCCGTTGTCCGTGATACGTACGAAATCCGAAATCGCATGGCTGAGCGGGCCATAAGCACTGAGAATGTCGGAAACATCCAGCTTGTCTACTTGTGCCGTGCTGAAATCGGTAATTGTGTCCGATGCGCCGAGAGCCGTTGCCGCTTCGAAGATAAAAGCATCTCCTCCCGTGCTACCGGTTAATGTATCGGCTCCTGCACCGCCATAGAGGAAGTCTGCTCCACCGCCTGCGCTGATCGTATCTGCACCTGCCCCGCCCTGGATGATATTGACGTTTGATGTTCCGGTCAGCGTATCGTGGGAAGCCGAGCCGATCAGGTTTTCCATGTTGCTGATCGTGTCGGTTCCGGCACCAACAGTATTCTGCGCTGTTGCGGTTGAAAGATTGACTGTTACGCCCGAGCCCGCATTAGCATAGCTCAGCGTATCAGTTCCACCCGAACCGTTGATGGTGTCGTTACCGGCACCGCCTTCAATAACGTTGTCGCTATTGTTACCGGTTAGCGTGTCATTGAACGCAGAACCTCTCAGGTTTTCAAACCCTGAGATAGTGTCTGTTCCTGCTCCAGCCGTATTCTGGCCGGTTGTTGTGGCGAGATTTACAGTCACCGCCGAACCCGCGTTAATGTAGCTCACGGTGTCGATACCCGAACCACCGGTCAGCGTGTTATTGCCAGCGCCACCCTCGATAGTATCATCACCATTGCCGCCATCAATCGTGTTGGCTGCCGTGCTGCCTCAAAGAAAGAATCGACAAATGCGGGCGTCCACTCGAACCCTTCGAGGACTGTTTTCGAACCGCTATGACCTTCTTAGAAAACCCCTGTCATTATTGGAGTTCCGACCGCTTGGAGGACAAACGGATCATTCTCAGGCTGGTCTATGCCAAAAAATTGTCTTATCACCGGACGGAGGGATTTCGAACCGCTCAGATCGAGGATTTATCGTTACCGTTTAGATACCTAAAAAACCTCAGTGATGGACACTATAGGGTGGTGCGCCCGGCTGGAATCGAACCAGCGACCCTCAGCTTAGAAGGCTGATGCTCTATCCGACTGAGCTACGGGCGCGTCTTATTTTTCAATGAGTTAGGAGCACCGTCCTGACACCCTGTCTGACCAGGTGTTATTACGGTGTTAAGTTTGAGGTATGTGTTAAGCTTTTGCGCCGCCTGCGTCAAGTCTTTCTCCTCGATCGCATTGTAGCGCTTCCACATCTTCTCTGACTTGTGTCCGACAACTTTCATGGCCGTGGCCGTATCGACACCAGCGCGCCTCAAATTGGTCGAGGCACAGTGTCGCAGATCGTGAAACCGGAAATCGGTTATTCCTGCGTCTTCTAAAGCGGTCTTGAAGGACCGACTGATCCGCTTCAGTGGCCTCTGTTTATACAAGAAGACGTGCTTCGTTACCAGACTTCTGACCTTTGCAAGCCGTTGAAAAAGCATCCGTACATCAGGGGTCATCGGGACCTGCCGGGGAACCCTGGTCTTGGTATCAATCGCTCGCAGCGTGATGAATCCACGCTTGAGATCGACGCGATCCCACGTCAGCTCTGTGATCTCGCTGAATCGCTGTCCCAACTGATACGCCACGAGTAAGACCGGCCGTAAATGGGGTTTGGCCGAACGGTACAAGCTGTCCCACTCCTCGGTAGAGAGCACCCGGTCGCGCTCGTTGTTCGGATTGGGCATCGGAACCCTTGATGCAGGATTGGTCCCGAGCAGCCCCCTTTGAATGGCAATGTTTAAGCAATGCTTGAGGGCAATGTGGTCATGGTTGACGGTTTGGACACTGGCAGGCTTGCCATCGGCCCGCTTTCTTTGCCCCCTAAACTTCTCAATATCTTCAGGCTTGATCTCAGTGATGAGTCTTCGACCAAAAAACGGAATCAAATGCTTCTCTAAACTATGGAACCTGCCAACATAGGAACGTAGCTGCTTGACCCGTTCCAAATCGAGATAGACTTGCGCCCATTCCCCAAACAGCAGGGGCTTGGCCTGCTCGCTCTTCACCTTGTCCATCAACAGATCGGTCCTGATCTTGGCTTCCATTTCTTTCGCGATCTGCTTACTCGTGCAACCAACCTTCCAGCGCTTCAGTCGAGCCCCAGGAACCCCTCGGGCAAGTTGCAAGGTCTTTCCGTCAGGACTTTCCATAACTGGGAACTCGACGTAGTAACTGTCTTTCCGTTTCGTCAGTCCCACTGCCTCCCTCCTTTCGTGCGTCGTTCCTCTCCAATCAATTCAGTGACAGTGACTCCAAGCCCCTTGGCCAACTTCCTCAACGTACTGAGTCGCGGATCGTACCCCCCGCCCTCAATCCTCACGAGGGTCGCCAAGGCGACACCGGACATCCCGGCAAGAGCCCGCAAACTCACCCCCTTTCTTTCGCGGATCACTCGCAGTCTCGTCACATGCGCATGTTCTCACATGTGAGCACGCGCTTCAAGAGGCCTTCGGCATCACCGTATGCTTCTTCAGCCACTCCTCCAGCAAGACCACATCAAATTTTGTTAACCGCCCGACCTTCACAAACGGAACACGACGCTGACTCACCATGGTGTACAGCGTATGGGGCGAGACCCCAAGGTACTGACTCGCCTCTTGAATGTTGAGCAACGGCCGCCCTCTTACCATACGGCTGCTCGTGTCTTTCCTTTGTCAGTCATAAGTCTCCTTCCTGCGCGGGCGCAAGCCGGCGCTCTGCCAGGGGGCCTGGGGGATGTCGTTGCAGACGTGGCGTGGTTCCACGTAGCAAAAGACTTCCCCCAGTCTTTCCTACCGTTCAATCTCCATCTGCCGACCAGAACTGGTTCTATCCGAAACAGGCTCCCGTACTTCTTCCGACCGATGCCGCTCCACCGCTTCGATCGCACTGCTCTGCACACGACTTTCCCCGACCGCTTCCTTCAGTGCGGCCACATCATCCGTCACCACACGCAGATCGTCCCGCGCCCGCGACACCGCCACATACCATCCCTCCTTGTTGGTGGCGAGTTGTTGACTCTCGGCCAAGAAGACGGTGCGGTCGGCTGTCCGTCCTTGGCTGGCATGAACTGTAACCGCGTAACCATGATCCCAATGTCGCTCGCCCTTGAGGTCCAACGCCGTGTCATTCCCCTTGTGGTCACGTACGACCACCGTGCCCTGTTCTGCATCCATGCTGACTCTGGCGAGTTCGCCATTGCGTCGATCCTGTCCGTGGTCGTTTCGCGTCCATCGGATCAGGTCACCGTCCTGCACACTTCGTTCTTCATTCCGATACACCTCGATCGCGACATGTCGCTGTGGTTGCCATTCCACCGCACGTCCGTCCGCTTCCATCCGCAACGAGACGGTACCGCGATCCAGATTGGTGGCTTCGACGAACCCATATTCCCCCTTCTCAATGCCCAATCCTTGATAGCTTTTCCCAAACCGGACGACATCCCCATCCTGAAACGATGACGCCTCTCGCATTTGCGCCTTGGTGAGATCTTTCGGGACGAGCACGTCCGCGCGAATCTCCCTGCCTGAGAGGACGCCCTGTTCTTTGAGTCCGGTTCGAATTAACTCGTTCAACGCCGCGCGATCGGCGCGAGAGCCC
The sequence above is a segment of the Nitrospira sp. genome. Coding sequences within it:
- a CDS encoding helix-turn-helix domain-containing protein, producing the protein MVRGRPLLNIQEASQYLGVSPHTLYTMVSQRRVPFVKVGRLTKFDVVLLEEWLKKHTVMPKAS
- a CDS encoding helix-turn-helix transcriptional regulator — its product is MIRERKGVSLRALAGMSGVALATLVRIEGGGYDPRLSTLRKLAKGLGVTVTELIGEERRTKGGRQWD
- a CDS encoding N-6 DNA methylase; this translates as MTAPPLIPIISESENATVTTESGLLSLAIELGASDVKGWSRAEQKLAKSSIPVSRKIVSLMREQIQSGLDPLGDLFTAIRTPEVRRDQGATYTPHSIVNAMLAWAEEQDTPARIVDPGTGSGRFLSQAANIFPKAQLVGVELDPLAAIVARANLSVSGFANRARIELGDYRSIDLCSNARTLFVGNPPYVRHHLISPKWKTWLVKQAERYELEVSQLAGLHVYFFLATVQNARAGDLGALITAAEWLDVNYGKVVRELFLGKLGGQGVVVVEPTARPFPDAATTAAITFFKISDKPASIRLRRVKRLKDLKDLSGGRAIRRERLETERRWSRLTFGTRECPEGFVELGELCRVHRGQVTGANRVWIAGEHTGGLPERVLFRSVTKARELVSAGKVLADASGLRSVVDLPKELDGFDIEEKKAIDRFLKIAKKVGADSGYVASHRRAWWSVGLRDPAPILATYMARRAPVFTRNLASARHINIAHGLYPREQLSEGQLVALVDHLSTGISVIDGRTYAGGLTKFEPGEMERLFVPGPQILSQRSQIQ
- a CDS encoding P63C domain-containing protein codes for the protein MKDESKVAGAVARAKSLTPEDRAAIARKAALVRHGKELPKAIAEGVLQFGDLKLTCAVLDDEKNTRVLTQEGFLVAIGRAGKAKGGEGASVDGKPAFLRAKNLEPFVSKELLESTIPLEFIPEKGPGYQGRAFGYRASLLPDICWVYQEAMLAGKLLSGQQHIGDACKFLLKSLTNYAIEDLIDRATGFDDIRKKKAVLKIIEQFVRKDALPWVRMFDAEFYRQIYRLNQWPFDPENTARPGIIGHWTNDIYDRLAPGVRPALHSRVKRNADGKPTQKLTQYLTPEEGKPRLRELLEGVKALMRISKDWADFMIKLDAVYPNFNTTLQLPFDGGLTSRKKLG
- a CDS encoding calcium-binding protein, with translation MSYINAGSAVTVNLATTTGQNTAGAGTDTISGFENLRGSAFNDTLTGNNSDNVIEGGAGNDTINGSGGTDTLSYANAGSGVTVNLSTATAQNTVGAGTDTISNMENLIGSASHDTLTGTSNVNIIQGGAGADTISAGGGADFLYGGAGADTLTGSTGGDAFIFEAATALGASDTITDFSTAQVDKLDVSDILSAYGPLSHAISDFVRITDNGTNSFLSVDQNGGGNSFTQIAQLSGVTNIAAGATATETELQAMITAGTLVG
- a CDS encoding XamI family restriction endonuclease, whose product is MIAAPIWTPEELKREALVAIEVFRKRRMEEPLEEYLEAFDKYQGIIEDLLEQTVDLSDVNGPLIQVVTNPNLLEALRYLAGPPISADDLKTVANVVLTPKKLAKDPEMARTIIKVIFDGLDRRRFPWVLEEREPTEAERGAAVLASAALMATRHVGTSRRHLDKKEQEEDVLTALADAGLTRVATRSVNVTNEAPKAGEFCGESLLGKRKADILVGLWDGRILPIECKVSNSATNSVKRLNNDAAAKAEEWRKDFGAVQVVPSAVLSGVYKLRN
- a CDS encoding site-specific integrase, which gives rise to MGLTKRKDSYYVEFPVMESPDGKTLQLARGVPGARLKRWKVGCTSKQIAKEMEAKIRTDLLMDKVKSEQAKPLLFGEWAQVYLDLERVKQLRSYVGRFHSLEKHLIPFFGRRLITEIKPEDIEKFRGQRKRADGKPASVQTVNHDHIALKHCLNIAIQRGLLGTNPASRVPMPNPNNERDRVLSTEEWDSLYRSAKPHLRPVLLVAYQLGQRFSEITELTWDRVDLKRGFITLRAIDTKTRVPRQVPMTPDVRMLFQRLAKVRSLVTKHVFLYKQRPLKRISRSFKTALEDAGITDFRFHDLRHCASTNLRRAGVDTATAMKVVGHKSEKMWKRYNAIEEKDLTQAAQKLNTYLKLNTVITPGQTGCQDGAPNSLKNKTRP
- a CDS encoding SEC-C domain-containing protein, which encodes MMKKKPGRNAPCWCGSGLKFKHCHLGRESETPLPFQAVANAAQKAGEFKTCLHPHASKVTCGKVISAHTLQRSRVLKEIANARNHVFSFNPPRMDNEGRLHLQERGWREASTFTAFCDKHDTELFSALETEDFTATPEQCFLISYRALCWELHRKIAATQSNPVIAGMIDRGAPDLIQRMVQERLSIQQAGFTKGMEDLKQTKAEMDTDLAAGDYSRYAIQEIVLEGPMLVASTGAITPNRSLGGKTLQVLHDVSARTQWLSFGVDVSTRGVSVAFIWKHDEPAPAGYMKEVMALKDDELPQFLIQFFFAHCENTYFIDTWWKSLSTNDRLYLEGLMRNSNPYYFPPEYDLRRSLSATRLLSRRTISPG